AATTGCCGCACGTTTTGTTGAGGATGAATCACTATCTAAAAAATGGGGAATTGCTGTTAAATGCGGATTTAAAATATCAGATAATCTAAGGGATTACGGAATTTGTATAAGAAAGTCTGTAGTTGATGAGAATTATGCAAGAAAAATTGCAGATAGTGAAAATATCTATGTTAAAGGAAGCAGAGGAATAATTGGTGCACTAGCCGCCGTCTCACTAAGAGGTCTTGAAAACGATATTCTTCTAAATCCGGAATGTAATGATATTAAGAAAATTTCCAGATAATACTGTCAATTAAAAATCAGACTTTAAGAACCAGAGAAATAACTCTTAAAAGTCATTAATGAATAAATGCTTATGTTCAAAAACATGTTCAGTTAAGAATGTACATGAAATTCTATTTCATGTAAGTTTCATGTGAATTACGAAGTAATTTTGATGTAATATTTTTGCTATAAATTGTTGCATTCGTAAATATTTTAGTAATAAAATTGTTCAGACATAAATGTTTCAAACCAATAATAATCAGAGAAAATTAGTTTAGAGAGGAATATGAATTTTTTTAGTGACGAAACAAAAAAACCTGCGCCTGTATTCGATGTCTTCAATGTATATTTTGATATGATATATGAGCCGACAATGCACATTCTTCTGGAATTTGACGGCAGACTTAATGAAAAATTATTTCATGAAGCTCTTATCCGCTATATTGAGTCCGACCCTTACCTTTCATCACAGTTTATAGAAATTAATAAAGAATTTTTCTGGAAGAAAATTTCAGAATCTAAAATCAAAGATTGCTTCTTTTTAAAAGAGAATTCCGGAGATGCCAAAGATATTTTTGAGTCTGCCCTTCCGCCTCTGGATGTATATTCAGGACCGCAGATTAGAGGTATTATATACAGGAATAATTCACAGGATTTCATTTTATTATCATGTCATCATGGCTTTTGCGATGCAGGCGGCCTTAAATTAATGGCAAAAGAGCTGTTTTCAGTATATAAAAAACTAATAGTAAATCCACAATACAGGCCAGAATATAAGGGATGGTATTACAGAGGAACAGAAAAAATAGTAAAAGACTTCTCTGAAAATTATCTTAAAATTGTCCGTGAAAACGAAAAGCCATTCTCTGATAAATGGGCATTTCCGTATGAAAAGAAAGGACGTGGTACTCCAAAAACAGCTTTAAGAACACTTAATCCAAAAAGACTTGAAAAAATAAAAGAATTTGGAAAAAACAATAATGCAACAGTAAATGACATAATAATTGGTGCATTTTTTCTTGCACTTCTAAAGATTAATTCGTGTAATTCAGAAAAGGGATATGAAAAATCCATACTGACATCTGCCGACATTAGAAAATATTATGGAAAAGATAAAGAAAATTATCCTGTAAATCTCTCTGTTGCCTTTGAATTGTCTCTTTATGCAAAACAATCATCTGAGCTTAAAGATATAATTAACCAGATAACAAAAATTACAAAAAATTTAAAATCAGGAGATTTGGGTCTTGGATGTATCATATTTTATGAGGATATATTTTTGAAGGGAAGTTCATTTATAAAAAATTTCTTTGAAAATATGATATTATCTTATGATAAGACAAATTTTAAAAATCCGGTCTTTTCAAATATTGGTATAATAAATAATGAGGATTTTTCAGATATTCCAAAAACATCCGATGCCGGTTTTAATGAATCTCATATTGAAGATAAATCTAAAACAAATGATTTGTGTAACATTTCATGCAGAAAAGACTCTGATATTTATAAAAAATCCTTTCTTAATGTTAAAAATGCCTGGTTTCTTCCTGTCATATGCTGGCCACCCGGGTTTTTAATGACAGTTTCCACATTTAAAAATTCTTTGTCTCTTATCTGCGGCTATGAACAGGGCCCGTACTCTAAAGAAAAAATTGAGGATTTTTTAGAGTATGTAGATGATATTCTTCCAAAATGAAAAAAAAAATAATAGATTTAATAATCAGAAAATAAAATTCATATTTATGTGCGATGATGCAGGAGTGAAGGAATTCATCTCTCTTCTTTACAATAGTGATAAAACAATCAGACAAAATGCTACAAAATCTCTTGTTGAATGCAGACAAAAATCAGTTTTGCCGCTTTTAAACATACTTGACGATCCGGACTGGGTTGTCAGGTACAGAGCGGCAGAAGCACTGGGTC
The genomic region above belongs to Methanomicrobium antiquum and contains:
- a CDS encoding condensation domain-containing protein; this translates as MNFFSDETKKPAPVFDVFNVYFDMIYEPTMHILLEFDGRLNEKLFHEALIRYIESDPYLSSQFIEINKEFFWKKISESKIKDCFFLKENSGDAKDIFESALPPLDVYSGPQIRGIIYRNNSQDFILLSCHHGFCDAGGLKLMAKELFSVYKKLIVNPQYRPEYKGWYYRGTEKIVKDFSENYLKIVRENEKPFSDKWAFPYEKKGRGTPKTALRTLNPKRLEKIKEFGKNNNATVNDIIIGAFFLALLKINSCNSEKGYEKSILTSADIRKYYGKDKENYPVNLSVAFELSLYAKQSSELKDIINQITKITKNLKSGDLGLGCIIFYEDIFLKGSSFIKNFFENMILSYDKTNFKNPVFSNIGIINNEDFSDIPKTSDAGFNESHIEDKSKTNDLCNISCRKDSDIYKKSFLNVKNAWFLPVICWPPGFLMTVSTFKNSLSLICGYEQGPYSKEKIEDFLEYVDDILPK